One window of Trueperaceae bacterium genomic DNA carries:
- a CDS encoding Ig domain-containing protein produces MRLPRLALAGLLLLASCAGEIETPGEALRIFGDSLPRAYLGERYEAQIRAVGGLRPFTYLLQEGELPPGLELEAGVIEGVPTEAGNFDFTITVTDANLSRTFQDYSLEVVERPPPRLSVIAPQTEIRTPVVVRLQVENATRLRAFTGDFEWDGANFELLEESVAPVAAGAALVWQAEPGRLHIEMAALGDPWNDELTLVQFTLVPKGAAVLHPSVEALFFDDSGASHYQGGAEGQGDEMAEPVSADEQEQESADNAEGVPGESREGDR; encoded by the coding sequence GTGAGGCTCCCTCGTCTCGCCCTGGCCGGCCTCCTGCTGCTGGCGTCGTGCGCCGGCGAGATCGAGACGCCCGGCGAGGCGCTGAGGATCTTCGGCGACAGCTTGCCGCGGGCCTACCTGGGGGAGCGGTACGAGGCGCAGATCCGAGCCGTGGGCGGTTTGCGGCCGTTCACCTACCTGCTGCAGGAGGGCGAGCTGCCGCCAGGTCTCGAGTTGGAAGCGGGCGTGATCGAAGGGGTACCGACGGAGGCCGGCAACTTCGACTTCACCATCACCGTCACCGACGCCAACCTCTCACGCACATTCCAGGACTATTCGCTGGAAGTAGTCGAGCGCCCGCCGCCGAGACTGAGCGTCATCGCCCCGCAGACGGAGATCCGGACCCCGGTCGTCGTGCGGCTCCAGGTCGAGAACGCCACCCGGTTGCGGGCGTTCACCGGCGATTTCGAGTGGGACGGGGCGAATTTCGAGCTGCTCGAGGAGTCGGTCGCTCCGGTCGCCGCCGGCGCGGCCCTGGTCTGGCAGGCGGAGCCCGGGCGGCTCCACATCGAGATGGCGGCGCTGGGCGATCCGTGGAACGACGAACTGACCCTCGTGCAGTTCACCCTCGTACCGAAAGGTGCCGCCGTACTGCATCCCTCCGTCGAGGCACTCTTCTTCGACGATTCCGGCGCCAGCCACTACCAGGGGGGCGCAGAAGGTCAGGGGGATGAGATGGCAGAACCCGTGAGCGCCGACGAGCAGGAGCAGGAGTCGGCGGATAACGCCGAGGGCGTGCCCGGCGAGAGCCGGGAGGGTGACCGATGA
- a CDS encoding alpha-amylase family glycosyl hydrolase, protein MPLLLAFMGPLRVAGAARELHLSLDARRRYGAEEALFGVRGRVLFADLDAAKRLAERMNEARDARRYPELAVKAGELYAAGLIHELQHLLIQVDRERDGRPLVERLERAEEEPEGELDGLLAAFVAAFPTVAVASGKVAGEEYLVGETDGIPNREVVLEEMLLLWLANRNPALERLKELFDDGVLRARQAAYERFAGLARRSLWPGASGQEPGASRQEPGVSLLELLEGPMNASPTSLEGQLEYIRRNWAPLLGERMAALLDRLLLTLDVMAEERKTGLPGPAGDAPVLTIGDLRGPRGREEYEAFSPDAEWMPRVVLLAKSTYVWLDQLSRRYERHIATLDAIPDEELDEIAARGFTGLWLIGLWERSEASRRIKHLRGQEDAVASAYALYDYTIAEDLGGERAYRDLFERARKRGIRLASDMVPNHVGIDGRWVIEHPDWFVQLDHSPYPGYSFTGPDLSSDERVSILLEDHYYDSSDAAVVFKRVERSSGEERFIYHGNDGTAMPWNDTAQLDYLKSEVREAVIHTIVEVAKRFPIIRFDAAMTLAKQHVQRLWYPEPGSGGAIPSRAQYGSMPADEFERAMPNEFWREVVDRVAREAPDTLLLAEAFWMLEGYFVRTLGMHRVYNSAFMNMLKREANAEFRELVKNVVEFDPQVLGRFVNFMNNPDEDTAVAQFGKDDKYFGVCTLMCTMPGLPMFGHGQIEGYEEKYGMEFRRARRQEEPDPWLVERHRREIFPLLHRRWQFSGVDNFRFLDFVDEGGRVVEDVIAYSNRAGDQASLVLFHNRYAEVTGRLRGPELFEGLGLTGGERLFTVFRDFGSGLEHLISSRQLREHGLEAHLEAFQYRVLLDFREATDSEAEPYAELARELSGRGVPSVEEALRDLRLRPLFEVFADLLDTPLNESEALLASYRDLLEALPGFGYVPPPDAEERFVELLHAIDSHLAAGKATATALREIETALIAWMALEPLDDSVYQRLRLEQEIAAGNHSQAEPFDSNLYAEVVPLMLSYSRLASEPVTAAELLGRLLEDERVTTLLRVNTYEGREYYNREAYRLLTEAVALAGSVLQLASEGVSEGLTDLLNDLREVEERSGYRLEGLRSPSGVGASGPSGGGRSGG, encoded by the coding sequence ATGCCGCTCCTCCTAGCGTTCATGGGGCCGCTCAGGGTGGCGGGCGCCGCCCGCGAGCTCCATCTGAGCCTCGACGCCAGGCGCCGCTACGGAGCCGAGGAGGCCCTGTTCGGCGTGCGCGGGCGAGTTCTCTTCGCCGACCTCGACGCGGCGAAGCGCCTGGCCGAGCGGATGAACGAGGCGCGGGACGCCAGACGCTATCCGGAACTGGCCGTCAAGGCGGGCGAGCTGTACGCCGCCGGTCTCATCCACGAGCTCCAGCACCTGCTCATCCAGGTCGACAGGGAGCGTGACGGGAGACCTTTGGTGGAGCGCCTGGAGCGGGCGGAGGAGGAGCCGGAGGGCGAACTCGACGGCCTGCTGGCCGCCTTCGTCGCCGCATTCCCGACCGTCGCGGTGGCCAGCGGCAAGGTCGCCGGTGAGGAGTACCTGGTTGGCGAGACCGATGGGATACCCAACCGCGAGGTAGTGCTCGAGGAGATGCTGCTGCTCTGGCTGGCGAATCGGAACCCGGCTCTGGAGCGGCTCAAGGAGCTGTTCGACGACGGGGTGTTGCGCGCGCGGCAGGCAGCCTACGAGAGGTTCGCCGGTCTCGCCCGGCGATCGCTCTGGCCCGGCGCAAGCGGACAGGAGCCGGGCGCCAGCCGACAGGAGCCGGGTGTCTCCCTGCTGGAACTGCTGGAGGGGCCCATGAACGCCAGCCCCACCTCCCTCGAGGGCCAGCTCGAATACATCCGCCGCAACTGGGCGCCACTCCTTGGGGAACGCATGGCGGCGCTCCTCGACCGGTTGCTCCTCACCCTCGACGTCATGGCCGAGGAGCGCAAGACCGGCCTCCCCGGACCCGCCGGCGACGCCCCGGTGCTCACGATCGGAGACCTGCGAGGGCCCCGCGGGCGCGAGGAGTACGAGGCGTTCAGCCCGGATGCCGAGTGGATGCCCCGCGTCGTCCTGCTGGCCAAAAGCACCTACGTGTGGCTCGACCAGCTCTCCCGGCGCTACGAGCGTCACATCGCCACACTCGACGCGATCCCGGACGAGGAACTCGACGAGATCGCCGCCCGGGGCTTCACCGGACTCTGGCTCATCGGACTGTGGGAGCGGAGCGAGGCCTCCAGGCGGATAAAGCACCTGCGGGGCCAGGAGGACGCCGTCGCCTCGGCTTACGCCCTCTACGACTACACGATCGCCGAGGACCTGGGAGGCGAGCGGGCCTACCGTGACCTGTTCGAACGGGCGCGGAAGCGTGGCATCCGCCTTGCCAGCGACATGGTGCCGAACCATGTCGGGATAGACGGCCGCTGGGTGATCGAGCACCCCGACTGGTTCGTGCAGCTCGACCACTCCCCCTACCCGGGCTACTCCTTCACCGGTCCCGACCTCTCCTCCGACGAGCGGGTCTCGATCTTGCTCGAGGACCACTACTACGACAGCAGCGACGCCGCCGTGGTCTTCAAGCGGGTAGAGAGGAGCAGCGGCGAGGAGCGTTTCATCTATCACGGCAACGACGGCACCGCCATGCCGTGGAACGACACCGCCCAGCTCGACTACCTGAAGTCCGAGGTTCGCGAGGCGGTCATCCACACGATCGTCGAGGTGGCCAAGCGCTTCCCGATCATCCGTTTCGACGCCGCCATGACGCTGGCCAAGCAGCACGTGCAGCGCCTCTGGTACCCGGAGCCGGGAAGTGGCGGCGCCATCCCCTCGCGGGCGCAGTACGGTTCGATGCCGGCCGATGAGTTCGAGCGGGCGATGCCGAACGAGTTCTGGCGCGAGGTGGTCGATAGGGTGGCCAGGGAGGCGCCCGACACCCTGCTGCTGGCAGAAGCGTTCTGGATGCTGGAGGGCTACTTCGTCAGGACGCTGGGGATGCACCGGGTCTACAACAGCGCCTTCATGAACATGCTCAAGCGGGAGGCCAACGCCGAGTTCCGCGAGTTGGTGAAGAACGTCGTCGAGTTCGACCCGCAGGTGCTGGGCCGGTTCGTCAACTTCATGAACAACCCCGACGAGGACACCGCGGTTGCCCAGTTCGGCAAGGATGACAAGTACTTCGGCGTGTGCACGCTCATGTGCACGATGCCTGGGTTGCCGATGTTCGGCCATGGACAGATCGAGGGGTACGAGGAGAAGTACGGGATGGAGTTCCGTCGCGCGCGCCGTCAGGAGGAGCCCGACCCCTGGCTGGTGGAGCGTCACCGCCGCGAGATCTTCCCGCTGCTGCACCGCCGCTGGCAGTTCTCCGGGGTCGACAACTTCCGCTTCCTCGATTTCGTCGACGAGGGGGGCCGAGTCGTCGAGGACGTCATCGCCTACTCCAACCGGGCTGGCGACCAGGCCTCGCTGGTGCTCTTCCACAATCGCTACGCCGAGGTGACGGGGCGGCTGCGTGGACCCGAGCTGTTCGAGGGCCTGGGACTTACCGGCGGCGAACGGCTCTTCACGGTGTTCCGAGACTTCGGCAGCGGCCTGGAGCACCTGATCTCCTCCCGGCAACTCCGCGAGCACGGCTTAGAGGCGCACCTGGAGGCGTTCCAGTACCGCGTTCTGCTGGACTTCCGCGAAGCGACCGACAGCGAGGCGGAGCCGTACGCCGAACTGGCGAGGGAGTTGTCGGGCAGAGGAGTGCCGAGCGTCGAGGAAGCCCTGCGCGATCTGCGCCTGCGTCCCCTGTTCGAGGTGTTCGCCGACCTTCTGGACACGCCGCTGAACGAGTCCGAGGCGCTGCTCGCCTCGTACCGCGACCTCCTCGAGGCGTTACCCGGGTTCGGTTACGTGCCGCCACCCGACGCCGAGGAGCGGTTCGTCGAACTCCTCCACGCCATCGACTCCCACCTGGCCGCCGGGAAAGCGACGGCGACCGCGCTTCGCGAGATCGAGACCGCGCTGATCGCCTGGATGGCGCTCGAACCGTTGGACGATTCGGTCTACCAGCGCTTGCGGCTCGAGCAGGAGATCGCCGCCGGGAACCACTCGCAGGCCGAGCCGTTCGATTCGAACCTGTACGCCGAGGTCGTACCCCTGATGCTTTCTTACTCACGACTGGCCTCGGAGCCTGTCACGGCGGCAGAGCTGCTCGGCAGGCTGCTCGAGGACGAGCGGGTGACCACGCTGCTGAGGGTCAACACCTACGAGGGGCGGGAGTACTACAACCGGGAGGCGTACCGGCTTCTGACCGAGGCTGTCGCTCTGGCCGGTTCGGTGCTCCAACTCGCATCGGAAGGGGTGTCCGAGGGCCTGACGGACCTGCTGAACGACCTGCGCGAGGTCGAGGAGCGGAGCGGCTACCGCCTCGAAGGTTTGCGGAGTCCTAGCGGGGTGGGAGCGTCAGGGCCTTCAGGCGGCGGGCGCTCAGGTGGGTGA
- the glnA gene encoding type I glutamate--ammonia ligase, with protein MALTAADIRSTLESEKVRFLRMQFSDILGHSKNVEVPASQFDKALDGELMFDGSSVEGFTRIEESDMLLKPDYQTFLVLPEIVEGNANGRIARIICDIAFPDGRPFPGDPRYVLRKQVERLQNLGFDDMYVGPEPEFFLFERDEGGNPTTVTNDGAGYFDLAPIDEGEDARRDMVDALVEMGFEIEAAHHEVAPGQHEIDFKYAPALESADSIATFRTVVKRIAKNHGLHATFMPKPVGGINGSGMHTHLSIFKDGQNAFYDEGTEYQLSDLALNWIGGLLEHSRGMVAVTNPTVNSYKRLTPGYEAPTNIAWSASNRSAMIRIPARRGVGTRTELRMPDPSCNPYLALAVMLAAGLDGIEKGIIPPPAIQRNIYQMSVRDRRRHKIKELPATLREAVGELRRDAVIRRALGEHVYENFLAAKTREYDEYRIAVHDWELRQYLTEY; from the coding sequence ATGGCCCTTACCGCCGCAGACATCCGCTCGACCCTGGAATCGGAGAAGGTCCGCTTCCTACGGATGCAGTTCTCCGACATCCTTGGCCACAGCAAGAACGTAGAGGTGCCGGCATCTCAGTTCGACAAGGCGCTCGACGGTGAGTTGATGTTCGATGGCTCCTCGGTCGAGGGATTCACCCGGATCGAAGAGTCGGACATGCTCCTCAAGCCCGACTACCAGACGTTCCTGGTCCTGCCCGAGATCGTCGAGGGCAACGCGAACGGCCGCATCGCCCGCATCATCTGCGACATCGCCTTCCCCGACGGCAGGCCCTTCCCCGGAGACCCGCGCTATGTGCTGAGGAAGCAGGTAGAACGGTTGCAGAACCTGGGTTTCGACGACATGTACGTCGGGCCCGAACCGGAGTTCTTCCTCTTCGAGCGAGATGAGGGCGGCAACCCGACGACCGTCACCAACGACGGCGCCGGCTACTTCGACCTGGCTCCGATCGATGAAGGCGAGGACGCTCGGCGCGACATGGTCGACGCCCTCGTCGAGATGGGCTTCGAGATCGAGGCGGCCCACCACGAGGTCGCCCCGGGGCAGCACGAGATCGACTTCAAGTACGCCCCCGCCCTCGAGAGCGCAGACAGCATCGCGACCTTCCGTACGGTGGTCAAGCGGATCGCCAAGAATCACGGTCTGCACGCAACCTTCATGCCGAAGCCGGTGGGCGGCATCAACGGTTCCGGGATGCATACCCACCTCTCGATCTTCAAGGACGGCCAGAACGCTTTCTACGACGAGGGCACCGAGTACCAGCTCTCCGACCTGGCGCTCAACTGGATCGGCGGGCTGCTCGAGCACTCCCGGGGGATGGTGGCCGTCACCAACCCCACCGTCAACTCGTACAAGCGGCTCACCCCCGGCTACGAGGCGCCAACGAACATCGCCTGGTCGGCGTCCAACCGCAGCGCCATGATCAGGATCCCGGCACGCAGGGGCGTGGGCACTCGCACCGAACTGCGCATGCCCGATCCCTCCTGCAACCCCTACCTCGCGCTCGCGGTGATGCTCGCCGCCGGTCTCGACGGGATCGAGAAGGGGATCATCCCCCCGCCAGCCATCCAGAGGAACATCTACCAGATGAGCGTGCGCGACCGGCGCCGGCACAAGATCAAAGAGTTGCCGGCCACTCTGCGCGAAGCAGTAGGCGAACTGCGGCGCGACGCCGTCATCCGCAGAGCGCTGGGAGAACATGTCTACGAGAACTTCCTGGCCGCCAAGACCCGCGAGTACGACGAGTACCGGATCGCCGTGCACGACTGGGAACTCAGGCAGTACCTGACGGAGTACTGA
- a CDS encoding ABC transporter substrate-binding protein translates to MKRVLSLVVLLSLSIALAQGAPPVVKIGTLNAYTGALAEFGPAIRNGAELAAKQINEAAEAVFGGPIIELVHADAATNPAVAVDQARSLVNTEGVVAIVGALSSGVTVPVAESVAIPSEVVMISPASTSPLISVMETDSDWLFRTVASDALQGIVGAQLARGEIVDGYEGMTAATIYVNNPYGQGLSRAFAEAFEARGGQVLAQVPHPEEPQPTYASVLESALAGDPDIVLAISYPGQATVYMAEARDLYAFDDWQLVDGTKSLEIVEAVGAEALAGDYGTAPGADPSWAGQERFVEQYEAEYGDRPPLPFIDTAYDAVATLGLAIAQTIADGEEVTSAAIRDRLRQVAGPEGEVVGVGEFEEAFRLIELGTDIDYTGAAGTVDYDDAGDVVTPVEIWQFNDAGEIESVMIRTADQIPTE, encoded by the coding sequence ATGAAAAGAGTACTTTCACTCGTCGTCTTGCTCTCGCTCAGCATCGCGCTGGCGCAGGGCGCTCCGCCGGTTGTCAAGATCGGGACGCTGAACGCCTATACCGGCGCTCTGGCCGAGTTCGGACCGGCGATCAGGAACGGCGCCGAACTCGCTGCGAAGCAGATCAACGAGGCGGCCGAAGCCGTCTTCGGCGGACCGATCATCGAGCTCGTCCACGCCGACGCCGCCACCAACCCGGCCGTTGCCGTCGACCAGGCACGCTCGCTGGTCAACACCGAGGGCGTCGTAGCCATCGTGGGCGCGCTCTCCAGCGGCGTCACCGTGCCGGTTGCCGAGTCGGTCGCCATCCCTTCCGAGGTCGTGATGATCTCGCCGGCCAGCACCAGCCCGCTCATCAGCGTCATGGAGACCGACAGCGACTGGCTCTTCCGCACGGTCGCATCGGATGCGCTGCAGGGCATCGTTGGCGCCCAGCTCGCCCGCGGCGAGATCGTCGACGGCTACGAAGGCATGACCGCAGCCACGATCTACGTGAACAACCCGTACGGCCAGGGGCTTAGCCGCGCCTTCGCGGAAGCGTTCGAGGCGCGCGGCGGCCAGGTGCTCGCCCAGGTCCCGCACCCGGAGGAACCGCAGCCGACCTACGCCTCGGTGCTCGAGTCGGCCCTCGCCGGCGACCCCGACATCGTTCTGGCCATCAGTTACCCGGGTCAGGCGACCGTCTACATGGCAGAGGCGCGCGACCTCTACGCCTTCGACGACTGGCAGCTGGTCGACGGCACCAAGTCGCTTGAGATCGTGGAAGCCGTGGGTGCCGAGGCGCTCGCCGGGGACTATGGCACGGCTCCGGGGGCCGATCCCAGCTGGGCCGGCCAGGAGCGCTTCGTCGAACAGTACGAGGCCGAGTACGGCGACCGTCCGCCGCTCCCCTTCATCGACACGGCTTACGACGCCGTAGCAACCCTTGGCCTGGCCATCGCCCAGACCATCGCTGACGGCGAGGAGGTCACCAGCGCCGCGATCCGCGATCGCCTTCGCCAGGTGGCTGGACCAGAGGGCGAAGTCGTGGGCGTCGGCGAGTTCGAGGAGGCGTTCCGCCTGATCGAGCTCGGCACCGACATCGACTACACCGGCGCTGCCGGCACGGTCGACTACGACGATGCGGGCGACGTCGTCACTCCGGTCGAGATCTGGCAGTTCAACGATGCCGGCGAGATCGAGAGCGTCATGATCCGCACTGCGGATCAGATTCCGACCGAGTAG
- a CDS encoding branched-chain amino acid ABC transporter permease, which translates to MLTPLILAKSVLLAIPLAFLAGLVLPLRAVLRVPLAILAGWLLAVLVQLVLGTGFVAYLASFAVLACVYAVLSLGLNVQWGYTGLFNIGIAAFFAVGAFTSALFTTAMPTGPIAAFTQQAFGLEMPFLVGVLAAGVVAGLLAWLVGIPTLRLREDYLAIATIGIAEVVRLIFQNERWLANGPQPLRGIPQPLTCLLDEPVCSWLPGALQTLFSPLDARDYSFVYLAIVTLFVVVIYLILERMLRSPWGRVLRAVREDEASAEMSGKDAASFRMQAFVVGAIVMGMGGALYAHYLISIDYSHFNPLYATFLIWVMLMLGGSGNNRGAVLGAFAIWAVWSGTVFVIDDLMRPVLASISPELAARAPYLRYLFIALLLLAILLYRPKGILEEEKTVSRVARE; encoded by the coding sequence ATGCTGACACCCCTGATCCTGGCGAAGAGCGTGCTGCTGGCCATCCCTCTGGCCTTCCTAGCCGGCCTCGTCTTGCCGCTCCGGGCTGTCCTGAGGGTGCCGCTCGCTATCCTCGCCGGCTGGCTGCTGGCTGTTCTGGTCCAATTGGTGCTCGGCACCGGCTTCGTCGCCTACCTCGCCTCGTTCGCTGTCCTCGCCTGTGTCTACGCCGTGTTGAGCTTGGGCCTGAACGTCCAGTGGGGTTATACGGGACTCTTCAACATCGGCATCGCCGCTTTCTTCGCGGTCGGTGCTTTCACCAGCGCGCTCTTCACCACGGCCATGCCGACGGGTCCGATCGCCGCCTTCACCCAGCAGGCGTTCGGACTTGAGATGCCGTTCCTGGTGGGGGTCCTCGCGGCCGGCGTTGTAGCCGGCCTCCTCGCCTGGCTGGTCGGCATTCCCACGCTGCGGTTGCGCGAGGACTACCTGGCGATCGCCACGATCGGCATCGCCGAGGTCGTCCGGCTGATCTTCCAGAACGAGCGCTGGCTCGCCAACGGGCCGCAGCCGCTGCGCGGCATCCCTCAGCCGCTCACCTGCCTGCTCGACGAGCCCGTGTGCAGCTGGCTCCCCGGTGCGCTGCAAACGCTCTTCTCCCCGCTCGACGCCCGCGACTACTCGTTCGTCTACCTGGCGATAGTCACGCTCTTCGTGGTCGTCATCTACCTGATCCTCGAGCGGATGCTGCGCTCGCCCTGGGGACGTGTTCTGCGGGCGGTGCGAGAGGACGAGGCATCGGCCGAGATGAGCGGCAAGGACGCCGCCTCGTTCAGGATGCAAGCGTTCGTCGTGGGGGCCATCGTGATGGGTATGGGGGGAGCTCTCTACGCCCACTACCTGATCTCCATCGACTACAGCCACTTCAACCCGCTCTACGCCACCTTCCTCATCTGGGTGATGCTGATGCTGGGCGGGAGCGGCAACAATCGCGGTGCGGTGCTCGGAGCGTTCGCGATCTGGGCAGTCTGGTCGGGCACCGTCTTCGTCATCGACGATCTCATGAGGCCCGTGCTGGCCTCGATTTCCCCCGAGCTGGCGGCTCGGGCGCCCTACCTGCGCTACCTGTTCATCGCCCTGCTGCTGCTGGCGATCCTCCTCTACCGTCCCAAGGGCATACTAGAGGAGGAGAAGACCGTTTCGCGGGTCGCCAGGGAGTAG
- the ruvC gene encoding crossover junction endodeoxyribonuclease RuvC — protein sequence MHEAERSPITVVGLDPGLANLGLGAVREEGKRTRWLGARLVTTRSRSRQTDRLAQIYDEVSEFLALHKPDALAVEGQYFHQQKETAFKVGQALGVVLLAADRNGVEVFEYGPMEVKQALVGSGRASKEQVSYMVRGLLELPADAAARMTSHHVADALALALTHLSARRLKALTLPPR from the coding sequence GTGCACGAAGCGGAGCGATCCCCCATCACCGTGGTCGGGCTCGACCCGGGCCTTGCCAACCTGGGCCTGGGCGCGGTGCGTGAGGAGGGCAAGCGGACCCGCTGGCTGGGCGCCAGGCTGGTGACGACCAGGAGCAGAAGCCGTCAGACCGACCGGCTTGCCCAGATCTACGACGAGGTGAGCGAGTTCCTCGCGCTCCACAAGCCCGACGCGCTGGCGGTAGAGGGGCAGTACTTCCACCAGCAGAAGGAGACGGCGTTCAAGGTCGGCCAGGCTTTGGGCGTGGTCCTGCTCGCCGCCGACCGCAACGGGGTCGAGGTCTTCGAGTACGGCCCGATGGAGGTTAAACAGGCGCTGGTGGGCAGCGGCCGCGCCTCTAAGGAGCAGGTCTCCTACATGGTCCGCGGACTGCTCGAACTGCCTGCCGACGCCGCTGCGCGCATGACCAGCCACCACGTCGCCGACGCCTTGGCTCTAGCCCTCACCCACCTGAGCGCCCGCCGCCTGAAGGCCCTGACGCTCCCACCCCGCTAG
- the treS gene encoding maltose alpha-D-glucosyltransferase — MTETDTNWFKSAVLYELYVRAYRDSNGDGHGDLAGVTQKLDYITSLGVDVIWLLPISPSPLRDDGYDVTDYYDIHEHYGILDDFRTLVREAHARNLRVITDLVLNHTSSDHPWFQESRKGRDNPKSDWYVWTDDPEEYSGTRIIFTDTETSNWSFDQVRGQYYWHRFFSHQPDLNYDNPEVREEMKRAVRFWLELGIDGFRLDAIPYLFEREGTNNENIHETHAFLKELRTFIDGIRPGAFLLGEVNQWPEDTIPYFGEGNDELPLLFHFPVMPRLFKAVAEGNRSSIAWILEHTPHIPDTCQWVVFLRNHDELTLEMVTEDKRAFMYEAYAPEPRMRINVGIRRRLAPLMGGDVRKIRLMNSMLMTLPGTPIIYYGDEIGMGDNIYLDDRNGVRTPMQWHSGENAGFSEALKLYSPLIEDERYGYQVVNVADQEQDPDSLLNWTRHLIKTRQQHPALGSGTFCLLQPENEAILPFLNVYGDDVVLAVHNLSGDVQRAELDMGQWEGRQLVDLFTHQPFGRASAEVRVVLEPYDYIWLGVQ, encoded by the coding sequence ATGACTGAGACCGATACCAACTGGTTCAAGAGCGCTGTTCTGTACGAGCTCTACGTCCGTGCCTATCGCGACTCCAACGGCGACGGCCACGGCGACCTTGCCGGGGTCACCCAGAAGCTCGACTACATAACCAGTCTGGGCGTGGACGTCATCTGGCTGCTGCCGATAAGCCCTTCGCCGCTGCGCGACGACGGTTACGACGTCACCGACTACTACGACATCCACGAGCACTACGGGATCCTCGACGACTTCCGGACGCTGGTTCGAGAAGCCCACGCCCGCAATCTGCGGGTGATCACCGACCTCGTCCTCAACCACACCTCCAGCGATCACCCCTGGTTCCAGGAGTCGCGCAAGGGCCGGGACAACCCGAAGAGCGACTGGTACGTGTGGACAGACGATCCCGAGGAGTACAGCGGGACCCGGATCATCTTCACCGATACCGAGACGTCCAACTGGAGCTTCGATCAGGTACGCGGCCAGTACTACTGGCACCGCTTCTTCAGCCATCAACCCGACCTCAACTACGACAATCCCGAGGTCCGTGAAGAGATGAAGCGAGCCGTGCGCTTCTGGCTCGAGCTCGGGATCGACGGATTCCGCCTCGACGCCATCCCCTACCTGTTCGAACGGGAGGGAACCAACAACGAGAACATCCACGAGACGCACGCCTTCCTCAAGGAGCTGCGGACCTTCATCGACGGGATCAGGCCGGGGGCGTTCCTGCTGGGCGAGGTGAACCAGTGGCCCGAGGACACCATCCCCTACTTCGGCGAGGGCAACGACGAGCTGCCGCTGCTCTTCCACTTCCCGGTGATGCCCCGGCTATTCAAGGCGGTTGCCGAGGGGAACCGGTCGAGCATCGCCTGGATCCTCGAGCACACGCCGCACATCCCCGACACCTGCCAGTGGGTGGTGTTCCTGCGGAACCACGACGAGCTAACGCTGGAGATGGTCACCGAGGACAAGCGCGCCTTCATGTACGAGGCCTACGCTCCGGAGCCGCGGATGCGGATAAACGTGGGCATCCGCCGGCGGCTCGCGCCGTTGATGGGTGGGGACGTTCGCAAGATCAGGCTCATGAACTCGATGCTCATGACGCTGCCCGGCACCCCGATCATCTACTACGGCGACGAGATCGGCATGGGCGACAACATCTACCTCGATGACCGCAACGGCGTCCGTACCCCGATGCAGTGGCACAGCGGCGAGAACGCCGGCTTCAGCGAAGCGCTCAAGCTCTACTCGCCCCTCATCGAGGACGAGAGGTACGGTTACCAGGTCGTCAACGTCGCCGACCAGGAGCAGGATCCCGACAGCCTCCTCAACTGGACGCGGCACCTGATAAAGACCCGGCAGCAGCACCCGGCGCTCGGCAGCGGCACTTTCTGCCTGCTGCAGCCCGAGAACGAAGCGATCCTGCCGTTCCTCAACGTGTACGGTGATGACGTGGTCCTGGCGGTGCACAACCTCTCCGGGGACGTCCAGCGGGCTGAACTCGACATGGGCCAGTGGGAGGGCAGGCAACTCGTCGACCTCTTCACCCACCAGCCGTTCGGAAGGGCCTCCGCCGAAGTGCGAGTGGTACTCGAGCCGTACGACTACATCTGGTTGGGGGTCCAGTGA